A single genomic interval of Nitrospirota bacterium harbors:
- the nuoK gene encoding NADH-quinone oxidoreductase subunit NuoK: protein MVPLSAYVAVSAILFATGLIGVLIRRNFIIVLMAVEIMLNAANINLVAFSHYLESMAGQIVALFVIAIAAGEAAVGLAIIIVVFRGKISTNVDEMALLKW, encoded by the coding sequence ATGGTGCCTCTGAGCGCATACGTGGCCGTCAGCGCGATCCTGTTCGCTACCGGGTTGATCGGCGTGTTGATCCGCCGGAACTTCATCATCGTCCTGATGGCGGTGGAGATCATGCTGAACGCGGCGAACATCAACCTCGTCGCCTTCTCGCATTACCTGGAATCCATGGCCGGCCAGATCGTCGCCCTCTTTGTCATCGCCATTGCGGCGGGAGAAGCGGCCGTCGGCCTGGCCATCATCATCGTCGTGTTCCGAGGCAAGATTTCGACCAACGTGGACGAAATGGCCCTCTTGAAGTGGTAA